The following coding sequences lie in one Mycobacterium gordonae genomic window:
- the aceA gene encoding isocitrate lyase has protein sequence MSEVGTPKSAEQIQHDWDHNPRWEGVKRTYTPQDVVALQGHVVEEHTLARRGAEVLWEQLHEMDFVNALGALTGNMAVQQVRAGLKAIYLSGWQVAGDANLSGHTYPDQSLYPANSVPQVVRRINNALLRADEIAKVEGDRSVDNWLAPIVADGEAGFGGALNVYELQKAMIAAGVAGSHWEDQLASEKKCGHLGGKVLIPTQQHIRTLTSARLAADVAGVPTVVIARTDAEAATLITSDVDERDRPFITGERTNEGFYRVKNGLEPCIARAKAYAPFADLIWMETGTPDLELAKKFAEGVKSEFPDQLLAYNCSPSFNWKKHLDDDTIAKFQKELGAMGFKFQFITLAGFHALNYSMFDLAHGYARKQMSAYVELQEREFAAEERGYTATKHQREVGAGYFDRIATTVDPTSSTTALAGSTEEGQFH, from the coding sequence ATGTCCGAAGTCGGCACCCCGAAGAGCGCTGAGCAGATCCAGCACGACTGGGACCACAACCCCCGCTGGGAGGGCGTCAAGCGCACCTACACCCCGCAAGACGTGGTGGCGCTGCAGGGTCACGTTGTCGAGGAGCACACGCTGGCCCGTCGGGGCGCCGAGGTGCTCTGGGAGCAGCTGCACGAGATGGACTTCGTCAACGCGCTGGGCGCGCTGACCGGCAACATGGCCGTCCAGCAGGTCCGCGCTGGTCTGAAGGCGATCTATCTGTCCGGTTGGCAGGTCGCCGGTGACGCCAACCTCTCCGGCCACACCTACCCCGACCAGAGCCTCTACCCGGCCAACTCGGTGCCGCAGGTCGTGCGTCGCATCAACAACGCGCTGCTGCGCGCCGACGAGATCGCCAAGGTCGAGGGCGACCGCTCGGTGGACAACTGGCTGGCTCCGATCGTCGCCGACGGTGAGGCCGGCTTCGGTGGCGCGCTCAATGTCTACGAACTGCAGAAGGCGATGATTGCCGCCGGTGTCGCCGGTTCGCACTGGGAAGACCAGCTGGCCTCGGAGAAGAAGTGTGGCCACCTCGGTGGCAAGGTGCTGATCCCGACCCAGCAGCACATCCGCACCCTGACCTCGGCCCGGCTGGCGGCCGACGTCGCCGGTGTTCCCACGGTCGTCATCGCGCGCACCGACGCCGAGGCTGCCACGCTGATCACCTCCGACGTCGACGAGCGGGACCGCCCGTTCATCACCGGTGAGCGCACCAACGAAGGGTTCTACCGGGTCAAGAACGGTCTGGAGCCCTGCATCGCCCGGGCCAAGGCCTACGCGCCGTTCGCCGACCTGATCTGGATGGAGACCGGTACGCCTGACCTCGAGCTCGCCAAGAAGTTCGCCGAAGGCGTCAAGAGCGAGTTCCCGGACCAGCTGCTGGCCTACAACTGCTCGCCGTCGTTCAACTGGAAGAAGCACCTCGACGACGACACCATCGCCAAGTTCCAGAAAGAGCTCGGTGCGATGGGCTTCAAGTTCCAGTTCATCACGCTGGCCGGCTTCCACGCCCTGAACTACTCGATGTTCGATCTGGCCCACGGGTACGCCCGCAAGCAGATGAGTGCCTACGTCGAGCTGCAGGAGCGCGAGTTCGCGGCCGAGGAGCGCGGTTACACCGCGACCAAGCACCAGCGCGAGGTGGGCGCTGGCTACTTCGACCGGATCGCCACCACGGTCGACCCGACCTCGTCGACGACCGCGTTGGCCGGCTCGACCGAAGAGGGTCAGTTCCACTGA